A window from Pseudochaenichthys georgianus unplaced genomic scaffold, fPseGeo1.2 scaffold_1742_arrow_ctg1, whole genome shotgun sequence encodes these proteins:
- the LOC117441504 gene encoding prolactin receptor-like yields the protein MLWLLLFLLPSFCDGRIAAQGVAHKNPNSSVHVKSRPHIYFCRSPNMEDFSCWWRPLENLTEEVSYVLTYSKDKEPQQECPDYVSSGPNSCHFDKKHTIIWKFYCLNVTAVTTHGNYTSQKHCLDVADIVQMEAPVNLSFVLEEAGGDEMGHSTLLSWIYPVPAHLKYGWITLEHELQYRRVSEPDVWKVKYPLREPQVELLGLPVGEFVVRVRCRSHNARLWSEWSDPLMMSIPARPPAGKLLVLILVTGVGVVALLVVTLGLLPQSRR from the exons atgcTGTGGCTGCTCCTCTTTCTGCTTCCTTCGTTCTGCGACGGGCGGATCGCGGCTCAAGGAGTCGCTCATAAAAACCCAAACAGCTCCG TGCACGTGAAGTCTCGGCCTCACATCTACTTCTGCCGCTCGCCCAACATGGAGGACTTCAGCTGCTGGTGGCGCCCGCTGGAGAACCTGACGGAGGAAGTGTCCTACGTCCTCACATACTCCAAAGA CAAGGAGCCTCAGCAGGAGTGTCCGGACTACGTGAGCTCCGGACCCAACAGCTGCCACTTCGACAAGAAACACACCATCATCTGGAAGTTTTACTGCCTGAACGTCACCGCCGTCACCACACACGGGAACTACACTTCCCAGAAGCACTGCCTGGACGTGGCCGACATAG tgCAGATGGAGGCTCCGGTGAACCTGTCCTTCGTGCTGGAGGAGGCGGGGGGGGATGAGATGGGTCACAGCACCCTGCTGTCCTGGATCTACCCGGTGCCGGCACACCTGAAGTACGGATGGATCACTCTGGAGCACGAGCTGCAGTACCGCCGGGTCAGCGAGCCCGACGTGTGGAAG GTGAAGTACCCCCTCAGAGAGCCCCAGGTGGAGCTGCTCGGGCTGCCGGTGGGGGAGTTCGTAGTGCGGGTTCGATGCCGATCACATAACGCCAGGCTGTGGAGCGAGTGGAGCGATCCGCTGATGATGAGCATCCCCGCCCGGCCGCCTGCAG gtaagctgctggttctgaTTCTGGTGACGGGGGTGGGGGTGGTGGCTCTGCTGGTGGTCACCCTGGGGCTCCTCCCCCAGAGCAGGAGGTGA